In the Streptomyces sp. cg36 genome, one interval contains:
- a CDS encoding LamG-like jellyroll fold domain-containing protein, with translation MLTTETAEATGATLPRLSMPKWSPAGLWEWANKSPLDTPDQQSGTARGKSHSASAQQTRAKGGNGRRPGRGKGELGAYERPEDRAKPAKTGKAAGNAKSFDARTSRRDAKKSNATSDFFTNADGSTTVRHYTGRSNFKAADGSWKPIDTRLREEKGGELVENANSLAVTFAPDAATPDLASVDFGSGRSLAYGLSGAARSEPVVDGDSTATYPDVLKDTDLKLSPLAEGFKERIVLKSKDAPNSWLFPLKAKGLTPAIGADGDVVLTGADGKVAATVPHAFMEDSKIDPRSGDAAQSRAVTYELTTANGAPALRMTADRTWLDDPKRVFPVTVDPTVAAGNSTYTQNTIGGDHSTENMIKVGSYDSGANKANSFLQFSSLGTTLAGQKVTAATLNVYAIWSSTCTPEPFNVHPVTKAWTPSTVTGYPGPSYGAAIGSATVAPGASCSNSSSSTGVGVKMPVPLNTSWFNGVAGGGANYGLAMTAITSDMLHWKKFHSDNSTTAGFRPALDLTYTANAAPQVNAQYPPENFQANTLSPELTVYASDADHGPSPLSYAFDVFDADSTSQTAVVSSGALTKGAWQVPAGKLKWSRNYLWFATVSDGTNSVSYDSRFTTAVPQPPVTSGLTQNTDGHEFDPSDGNYTTDDTDADVQVSGPSLSIERSYNSLDPRQDGAFGAGWATIADMKAAEVKDGTGALSNVVITYPGGEQVAYGRNSDGTFVPPLGRYARFQAVSGGYTLVDKDFTTYTFTQPTGKAGVYAISSIKDFAGRTETFAYTGNQLTKITNTTSGRSLTLAWQTPAGASAAHVATVATDPSDPKDANTAQTWQYDYTGDQLTKVCPPADWTKCTGYGYATGNHYRTTVLDEDPFAYWRLGEAAGEGVAKDAVDLNQGKYNGIYHNVTTGGASVLAGSTQPTASFNGTSSYVEIPSAPGATPSYASVSLWFKTAQAGGVLFYYGDKPLSDPDPVGTTTHNTPAVYVGTDGKLHGCFASSPGCNTTIASTAAVNDNKWHQAVLTGAATTMSLYLDGTLQGSKTGTINDWAQPCLTLGAGVNTDGWPNMNAADPLGHFSGQLAEAAIYSEPLAQDVITAQYRAATRPAGLLNKITTPNGKVQSSVTYSTADDMVTQAVDGDGGTWKLNPATVTGSSQVYRSAVMGDAPAGYWRLGDTQGAPQAANEVNTGFGTYNSATQGAEGPFGPDDSTAVDFDGAASYAELPYAPLHRSGNRAVELWFRTAKPGVIAADQARDPDDPAGVGGAYAPLLYVGADGKLRGHWWSSGSDGAKDFGSTPTVTDNAWHHAVLTASGTTQTLYLDGAKQADFTGAPGTQATGRTFIGGGFAKGWFSAPSDASHFDGSIAEVAFHAGALTDADVARHYSAGRSATGTAPVRTVKLTDPTDKTLTYVYDAELGNRLLAAVDTNGQRATYGYDTSGFLHTVTDANGNRSVTGHDVRGNTVSTTTCQNTAANVCATEYYTYYPDATTLFPAMDPRNDLMLTERDGRSSGPTDNTYLTSYTYDTGGNVTSVTTPPVPGSPAGRTATTAYTTATTVAAEGGTNYAPAGLVASVRTPGGRTTSYTYFKNGDLAQATDANGASVKYTYDNLGRQVTRTEVSDSYPAGLTTTLGYDKDDQVVSELSPKVTNRVTGAVHQAKSTTVYDPDGNVQSQTVADASGGDASRTTAMTYDAYNRVATRTDPGGDVTAFEYDVYGNKVKETDPVGNVNEYTFDAEGKPLTTSLLNYTGDPNSPSSPTKLVQESRAYDPAGRLASITDAMGWVTAYTYTDDGLSATVVRSDPQNGKAFTEQANTYDAAGNLVKQVTNDGTTTTSFTVDAADRTTSTTMDPGGLARTNKVSYDPDDNVVSETDYDPTGDTSTTDTRYDALGNVTGNTVHDGTTAPIGRWKLNETSGTNAADSSGGNNKVTFGSGVTRSTEQGGSAVFDGTANAYGQGAGPAVNTNGGFTVSTWVKLADTTANHTFVSQDGKADHGFQLYYSTAYGWSFNRTSGDQANPTLARATSGTAAVTANTWTHLTGVYDAAAGEIRLYVNGALKATTPYSGSWEATGPLQIGRRMSGGTQGEFHKGSLADVQVYGEALTATQVSGVYGKTLPAAGSSVRTTSWKLDQRGMPLAVTDANGNTTDYGYDESGQQTSVTEPAVNAEQNGGTPSSVRPVSLTGYNTFGEQTESSDPLGNVTVTAYDGEGQEASTTLPDYTAPGAPAPVKSVSWNEYNHLGQVSAEVDALGNRTEYTYTQLGDLAAVKEPGGDTTRYTYDTNGDQLSATRPNGARQESTYDYLGRELTSTDIVRQPTRRAYTAINSYDAPGQQLSQHVSPAGVSESYGYNALGEVTSTTDGVGNTTRFTYDQDGQLLTSTDPDGTSTRNTYNGYGELASISDLDAGGAVLRTTGATYDRMGNAVSTTDFRGHTTNFTVDPTGLVTKAVQPVSATESITTTFGYDIGGHRTRTTDGRGNPFLTTYNSWGLEESSIEPATPAHPDAADRTFTQVYDANGQVREQRSPGGVKVVSEYDAKGRLTRQTGTGAEAATADHTYTYDPDDRITSVTGTDSDTGKDTFGYDDRGQLLSTTGPSGTSSFAYDGDGGMTSRTDAAGTSTYGYDTDGRLSTVNDGATGSTLTYGYDVNSNVKSIDYGTGKAKRAFGYDALEQLKSDTLTSPAGKTLASVSYGYDANGNETSKTTTGVAGASANTYTYDWADRLSSWNNGTATESYGYDASGNRTRVGGDTYTYDARNELTSDGHNSYTYTARGTMSTLTDEAGKQTAMKSDAFNRVINEGDRTYTYDGLDRVLSANDPGMVAVFRFAYSGTGNDVASDGSATYSRNADSSLVGVKDGTSSALVLTDLHDDVIGQFTAGGEALSGSTTYSPFGKVQQSSTMLGRLGYQSGWTDPETAKVNMAARWYSPQTGRFGDRDTADVSDDAASIGANRFAYGDDNPMTMTDPTGHWSFGGAWKKFKKKVKHVAKSAWHKTKKAVKHVAKAVKKAAKKIKKAVKKAVHRIKHAVRKAVHYVHDAVKKVKRYVKRTYKRVKHYVHKVAKAVKHAVKRVAKAVKHVAHKVVKAAKKVGRAVKKAVKATANYVKQHASTIVPMVVGIAGAVACTALTAGVGAVACAAAAGALANAVGYAMSDGPHTLGGFLGAAAIGAGTGLIGMGAGAAVGRALAGSALGAVARGAASGIAAGAAESGSYYGATCAGSEDGCSVSGAVKATAAGAALGGIFGAVGGKVRGGCHSFSGQTSVVLAGGAARPISQVKVGDLVLTAEPGKDKKEVHKVTEVHVTKHDRDFVDLTVATKEGPEPLHTTALHQIYETTAKTWTRAKDLHPGQRIQTLDGATAEVLNTRAFSSATTVTYDLTVDGLHTYFVTVGDESLLVHNCNAPANVDATISAKTRGHVLNGDVNDKGAFGGWHLHPKQSGGIPANRYINGEMHTNADGSVTVRGANGEGNGKVGAIRDDGTQLEKQGSAGQTFFPQDWTADDIMEAGAKLFCSGKYKYGNTRVTGTHRGVKMQGFLEKGEDGTYRPSTFFPKGK, from the coding sequence ATGCTGACCACGGAGACGGCGGAGGCGACCGGCGCCACACTGCCCCGGCTGTCCATGCCCAAGTGGTCGCCGGCGGGGCTGTGGGAGTGGGCGAACAAGTCCCCGCTGGACACCCCCGACCAGCAGAGCGGCACCGCGCGCGGCAAGAGCCACAGTGCCTCCGCCCAGCAGACCCGGGCCAAGGGCGGCAACGGCCGCCGACCCGGCAGGGGCAAGGGCGAACTCGGCGCGTACGAGAGACCCGAGGACCGGGCGAAGCCGGCGAAGACCGGCAAGGCCGCCGGGAACGCCAAGAGCTTCGACGCCCGCACCAGCAGGCGGGACGCCAAGAAGTCCAATGCCACCTCGGACTTCTTCACCAACGCCGACGGCTCCACGACCGTGCGCCACTACACCGGCCGCAGCAACTTCAAGGCGGCCGACGGCAGCTGGAAGCCGATCGACACCAGGCTGCGCGAGGAGAAGGGCGGCGAGCTGGTCGAGAACGCCAACTCGCTCGCGGTGACCTTCGCGCCCGACGCGGCCACCCCCGACCTCGCCTCGGTCGACTTCGGCTCCGGGCGTTCGCTGGCGTACGGGCTGAGCGGCGCCGCCAGGAGCGAGCCGGTGGTCGACGGCGACTCCACCGCCACCTACCCGGACGTCCTGAAGGACACCGACCTCAAGCTGTCGCCGCTGGCCGAGGGCTTCAAGGAGCGGATCGTCCTCAAGTCCAAGGACGCGCCGAACTCCTGGCTCTTCCCGCTGAAGGCCAAGGGCCTCACGCCCGCGATCGGGGCCGACGGCGACGTGGTGCTCACCGGCGCCGACGGCAAGGTGGCGGCGACGGTCCCGCACGCCTTCATGGAGGACTCGAAGATCGACCCGCGCTCGGGCGACGCCGCCCAGTCGCGGGCGGTCACCTATGAGCTCACCACCGCGAACGGCGCGCCCGCGCTGCGGATGACCGCCGACCGCACCTGGCTGGACGACCCGAAGCGGGTCTTCCCGGTCACGGTCGACCCGACGGTGGCGGCCGGCAACTCGACGTACACCCAGAACACGATCGGCGGGGACCACTCCACCGAGAACATGATCAAGGTGGGGTCCTACGACTCGGGCGCCAACAAGGCGAACTCGTTCCTCCAGTTCTCCTCGCTGGGCACCACGCTGGCGGGCCAGAAGGTCACCGCCGCGACCCTGAACGTCTACGCGATCTGGTCCTCGACCTGCACCCCCGAGCCGTTCAACGTCCACCCGGTCACCAAGGCGTGGACGCCCTCCACGGTCACCGGCTACCCCGGCCCGTCCTACGGCGCGGCCATCGGTTCGGCGACCGTGGCGCCCGGCGCGTCCTGCTCCAACTCCTCCAGCTCCACGGGTGTCGGCGTGAAGATGCCGGTGCCGCTGAACACCAGCTGGTTCAACGGTGTCGCGGGCGGCGGTGCCAACTACGGCCTCGCGATGACCGCGATCACCAGCGACATGCTGCACTGGAAGAAGTTCCACTCGGACAACTCCACCACCGCGGGCTTCCGCCCGGCGCTCGACCTCACCTACACCGCCAACGCGGCCCCGCAGGTCAACGCCCAGTACCCGCCGGAGAACTTCCAGGCCAACACCCTGAGCCCGGAGCTCACGGTGTACGCGAGCGACGCCGACCACGGGCCGAGCCCGCTCTCGTACGCCTTCGACGTCTTCGACGCCGACTCCACCAGCCAGACCGCGGTGGTCAGCTCCGGCGCGCTCACCAAGGGTGCCTGGCAGGTCCCGGCCGGGAAGCTGAAGTGGAGCCGGAACTACCTCTGGTTCGCGACGGTCAGCGACGGGACCAACTCGGTCTCCTACGACAGCCGGTTCACCACCGCGGTGCCGCAGCCGCCGGTGACCTCGGGGCTGACCCAGAACACCGACGGCCATGAGTTCGACCCCAGCGACGGCAACTACACCACCGACGACACCGACGCGGACGTCCAGGTCAGCGGGCCCTCGCTCTCCATCGAGCGCTCCTACAACAGCCTCGACCCGCGCCAGGACGGCGCGTTCGGCGCGGGCTGGGCGACCATCGCGGACATGAAGGCCGCCGAGGTCAAGGACGGCACCGGCGCCCTCAGCAACGTCGTCATCACCTACCCGGGCGGCGAGCAGGTCGCCTACGGCCGCAACAGCGACGGCACCTTCGTCCCGCCGCTCGGCCGCTACGCCCGCTTCCAGGCGGTCAGCGGCGGATACACGCTGGTCGACAAGGACTTCACCACCTACACCTTCACCCAGCCGACCGGGAAGGCCGGTGTCTACGCGATCTCGTCCATCAAGGACTTCGCGGGCCGCACCGAGACCTTCGCCTACACCGGCAACCAGCTGACGAAGATCACGAACACCACCTCGGGGCGTTCGCTGACCCTCGCCTGGCAGACGCCCGCCGGGGCGAGCGCCGCACACGTCGCCACGGTCGCCACCGACCCGTCCGACCCGAAGGACGCGAACACCGCGCAGACCTGGCAGTACGACTACACCGGTGACCAGCTCACCAAGGTCTGCCCGCCCGCCGACTGGACCAAGTGCACCGGCTACGGCTACGCCACCGGCAACCACTACCGCACCACGGTCCTGGACGAGGACCCGTTCGCGTACTGGCGGCTCGGTGAGGCGGCCGGGGAGGGCGTCGCCAAGGACGCCGTCGACCTCAACCAGGGCAAGTACAACGGCATCTACCACAACGTGACCACCGGCGGCGCGAGCGTGCTGGCCGGATCCACCCAGCCCACGGCGTCGTTCAACGGCACCAGCAGCTACGTGGAGATACCCAGCGCGCCGGGCGCGACCCCCTCGTACGCCTCGGTGTCGCTGTGGTTCAAGACCGCGCAGGCGGGCGGTGTCCTCTTCTACTACGGCGACAAGCCGCTGAGCGACCCCGACCCGGTGGGCACCACCACCCACAACACCCCCGCGGTCTACGTCGGCACCGACGGCAAGCTGCACGGCTGCTTCGCCTCCTCGCCCGGCTGCAACACCACGATCGCCTCCACCGCCGCCGTCAACGACAACAAGTGGCACCAGGCCGTCCTCACCGGCGCCGCCACCACCATGTCGCTCTATCTGGACGGCACGCTCCAGGGCAGCAAGACCGGCACCATCAACGACTGGGCCCAGCCCTGTCTGACGCTCGGCGCCGGGGTGAACACCGACGGCTGGCCGAACATGAACGCGGCCGACCCGCTCGGCCACTTCAGCGGCCAGCTCGCCGAGGCGGCGATCTACTCCGAGCCGCTCGCCCAGGACGTCATCACCGCCCAGTACCGGGCCGCGACCCGTCCCGCCGGACTGCTCAACAAGATCACCACGCCGAACGGCAAGGTCCAGAGCTCCGTCACCTACTCCACCGCCGACGACATGGTCACCCAGGCCGTGGACGGCGACGGCGGCACCTGGAAGCTCAACCCGGCCACCGTCACCGGCTCCTCGCAGGTCTACCGCTCGGCCGTGATGGGCGACGCCCCCGCCGGATACTGGCGGCTCGGCGACACCCAGGGCGCGCCGCAGGCCGCCAACGAGGTCAACACCGGCTTCGGCACGTACAACTCGGCGACCCAGGGCGCCGAGGGACCGTTCGGCCCGGACGACAGCACCGCCGTCGACTTCGACGGCGCGGCCTCCTACGCCGAGCTGCCCTACGCGCCCCTGCACCGCTCCGGCAACCGGGCGGTCGAGCTGTGGTTCCGCACCGCCAAGCCGGGCGTGATCGCGGCCGACCAGGCCCGTGACCCCGACGACCCGGCCGGTGTCGGCGGCGCCTACGCGCCGCTGCTCTACGTCGGGGCCGACGGCAAGCTGCGCGGCCACTGGTGGAGCTCCGGCTCCGACGGCGCCAAGGACTTCGGCTCGACGCCCACGGTGACCGACAACGCCTGGCACCACGCGGTCCTCACGGCCTCCGGCACCACCCAGACGCTGTACCTGGACGGGGCCAAGCAGGCCGACTTCACCGGCGCCCCCGGCACCCAGGCGACCGGCCGCACCTTCATCGGCGGCGGCTTCGCCAAGGGCTGGTTCAGCGCGCCCTCCGACGCGAGCCACTTCGACGGCTCGATCGCCGAGGTCGCCTTCCACGCGGGCGCCCTGACCGACGCGGACGTGGCCCGGCACTACTCGGCCGGCAGGTCCGCCACCGGCACCGCCCCGGTCCGCACGGTCAAGCTGACCGACCCGACCGACAAGACGCTCACCTACGTCTACGACGCGGAGCTCGGCAACCGCCTGCTCGCGGCGGTCGACACCAACGGGCAGCGCGCCACCTACGGCTACGACACCTCGGGCTTCCTGCACACGGTGACGGACGCCAACGGCAACCGCTCGGTGACCGGCCACGACGTGCGCGGCAACACGGTCTCCACGACCACCTGCCAGAACACCGCGGCCAACGTCTGCGCCACCGAGTACTACACGTACTACCCGGACGCGACCACGCTGTTCCCGGCGATGGACCCGCGCAACGACCTGATGCTCACCGAGCGCGACGGCCGTTCCTCCGGGCCCACCGACAACACCTATCTCACCAGCTACACCTATGACACCGGAGGAAACGTCACTTCGGTGACCACGCCGCCGGTGCCGGGCTCACCGGCGGGCCGTACCGCCACCACGGCGTACACCACCGCGACCACGGTCGCGGCCGAGGGCGGCACCAATTACGCCCCGGCCGGACTCGTCGCCTCGGTGCGCACGCCCGGCGGGCGCACCACCTCGTACACCTACTTCAAGAACGGCGACCTGGCGCAGGCCACCGACGCCAACGGCGCCTCGGTGAAGTACACGTACGACAACCTGGGCCGCCAGGTCACCAGGACCGAGGTCTCCGACTCCTATCCGGCGGGTCTGACGACCACGCTCGGCTACGACAAGGACGACCAGGTCGTCTCGGAGCTCAGCCCCAAGGTCACCAACCGGGTCACCGGCGCCGTCCACCAGGCGAAGTCGACGACCGTCTACGACCCGGACGGCAACGTCCAGTCCCAGACGGTCGCGGACGCCTCGGGCGGTGACGCCTCCCGGACGACCGCGATGACGTACGACGCGTACAACCGGGTCGCCACCCGGACGGATCCGGGCGGCGACGTCACGGCGTTCGAGTACGACGTCTACGGCAACAAGGTCAAGGAGACGGACCCGGTCGGGAACGTCAACGAGTACACCTTCGACGCCGAGGGCAAGCCGCTCACCACGAGCCTGCTCAACTACACCGGCGACCCCAACAGCCCGTCGTCCCCGACGAAGCTGGTGCAGGAGTCGCGGGCGTACGACCCGGCGGGGCGGCTCGCGTCGATCACCGACGCCATGGGCTGGGTCACCGCGTACACCTACACCGACGACGGCCTCTCGGCCACGGTGGTGCGCAGCGACCCGCAGAACGGCAAGGCGTTCACCGAGCAGGCGAACACCTATGACGCGGCCGGGAACCTGGTCAAGCAGGTCACCAACGACGGCACCACGACCACCTCGTTCACGGTGGACGCCGCCGACCGCACCACGTCGACCACCATGGACCCGGGCGGCCTCGCCCGGACCAACAAGGTCTCCTACGACCCGGACGACAACGTCGTCTCCGAGACGGACTACGACCCCACCGGCGACACCAGCACCACCGACACGCGCTACGACGCGCTCGGCAACGTCACCGGCAACACCGTCCACGACGGCACCACCGCCCCCATCGGCCGCTGGAAGCTGAACGAGACCAGCGGGACCAACGCGGCGGACTCCTCCGGCGGCAACAACAAGGTCACCTTCGGCTCCGGCGTGACCCGCTCCACCGAGCAGGGCGGCAGCGCGGTCTTCGACGGCACCGCGAACGCCTACGGCCAGGGCGCCGGCCCCGCGGTCAACACCAACGGCGGCTTCACCGTCTCCACCTGGGTGAAGCTGGCCGACACCACCGCCAACCACACGTTCGTCTCGCAGGACGGCAAGGCCGACCACGGCTTCCAGCTGTACTACTCGACGGCGTACGGCTGGTCCTTCAACCGCACCTCCGGCGACCAGGCCAACCCGACCCTGGCCCGTGCCACCTCCGGCACGGCGGCGGTGACGGCCAACACCTGGACGCATCTGACCGGTGTCTACGACGCGGCGGCCGGGGAGATCCGGCTGTACGTCAACGGCGCGCTCAAGGCGACCACCCCCTACAGCGGCTCCTGGGAGGCCACCGGCCCGCTCCAGATCGGCCGCCGCATGTCGGGCGGCACGCAGGGCGAGTTCCACAAGGGTTCCCTCGCCGACGTCCAGGTCTACGGCGAGGCGCTCACCGCGACCCAGGTCTCGGGCGTCTACGGCAAGACGCTGCCCGCCGCGGGCAGTTCGGTGCGCACCACCAGCTGGAAGCTGGACCAGCGCGGCATGCCGCTCGCGGTGACCGACGCCAACGGCAACACGACGGACTACGGCTACGACGAGTCGGGCCAGCAGACCAGCGTGACCGAGCCGGCCGTGAACGCCGAGCAGAACGGCGGCACCCCCTCGTCGGTCCGCCCGGTCTCGCTCACCGGCTACAACACCTTCGGCGAGCAGACCGAGTCCTCGGACCCGCTCGGCAACGTCACGGTGACCGCCTACGACGGCGAGGGCCAGGAGGCGTCCACGACGCTCCCCGACTACACCGCGCCGGGCGCCCCGGCACCGGTCAAGTCGGTGTCCTGGAACGAGTACAACCACCTCGGCCAGGTCTCCGCGGAGGTCGACGCGCTGGGCAACCGCACCGAGTACACCTACACCCAGCTGGGCGATCTGGCCGCGGTGAAGGAGCCGGGCGGCGACACCACCAGGTACACCTACGACACCAACGGCGACCAGCTCTCGGCGACCCGGCCCAACGGGGCGCGCCAGGAGTCGACCTACGACTACCTGGGCCGCGAGCTCACCAGCACGGACATCGTGCGCCAGCCCACCCGGCGCGCCTACACGGCGATCAACTCCTACGACGCGCCCGGGCAGCAGCTGTCCCAGCACGTCAGCCCCGCCGGGGTGAGCGAGTCCTACGGGTACAACGCGCTCGGCGAGGTCACCTCCACCACGGACGGGGTCGGCAACACCACGCGGTTCACGTACGACCAGGACGGGCAGCTGCTGACGTCCACGGACCCGGACGGGACCTCGACCCGGAACACCTACAACGGCTACGGCGAGCTGGCCTCCATCAGCGACCTGGACGCGGGCGGCGCGGTGCTGCGCACCACCGGCGCGACCTACGACCGGATGGGCAACGCGGTCTCGACGACCGACTTCCGCGGGCACACCACCAACTTCACGGTGGACCCCACGGGTCTGGTCACCAAGGCCGTGCAGCCGGTCTCCGCGACCGAGTCGATCACCACGACCTTCGGGTACGACATCGGCGGCCACCGCACCCGCACCACCGACGGCCGGGGCAACCCGTTCCTGACCACGTACAACTCCTGGGGTCTGGAGGAGTCCTCGATCGAGCCCGCCACCCCGGCCCACCCGGACGCGGCCGACCGCACCTTCACCCAGGTCTACGACGCCAACGGCCAGGTCCGCGAGCAGCGTTCACCGGGCGGTGTGAAGGTCGTCAGCGAGTACGACGCGAAGGGCCGCCTCACCCGGCAGACCGGCACCGGCGCCGAGGCCGCCACCGCCGACCACACCTACACCTATGACCCGGACGACCGGATCACCTCGGTGACCGGCACCGACTCCGACACCGGGAAGGACACCTTCGGCTACGACGACCGCGGTCAGCTGCTGTCGACCACCGGCCCGTCCGGCACCTCCTCCTTCGCCTACGACGGCGACGGCGGGATGACCTCGCGGACGGACGCCGCGGGCACGTCGACCTACGGCTACGACACCGACGGCCGTCTCTCCACGGTCAACGACGGCGCCACCGGCTCCACGCTGACCTACGGCTACGACGTCAACAGCAACGTCAAGTCGATCGACTACGGCACCGGCAAGGCCAAGCGCGCCTTCGGCTACGACGCCCTGGAGCAGCTCAAGTCGGACACCCTGACCTCCCCGGCCGGCAAGACGCTGGCCTCGGTGAGCTACGGCTACGACGCGAACGGCAACGAGACGTCGAAGACCACCACCGGGGTGGCCGGGGCCTCCGCCAACACCTACACCTACGACTGGGCCGACCGCCTGTCCTCCTGGAACAACGGGACGGCGACGGAGAGCTACGGCTACGACGCCTCCGGCAACCGGACGCGCGTGGGCGGCGACACGTACACCTACGACGCCCGCAACGAGCTCACCTCGGACGGGCACAACAGCTACACCTACACCGCCCGCGGCACGATGAGCACGCTCACCGACGAGGCGGGCAAGCAGACCGCGATGAAGTCGGACGCCTTCAACCGCGTGATCAACGAGGGCGACCGGACCTACACCTACGACGGTCTGGACCGGGTCCTGTCGGCCAACGACCCCGGCATGGTGGCGGTGTTCCGGTTCGCCTACAGCGGCACCGGCAACGACGTGGCCTCCGACGGTTCGGCGACCTACAGCCGCAACGCCGACAGCTCGCTGGTCGGTGTGAAGGACGGCACGAGCTCCGCGCTGGTGCTGACCGATCTCCACGACGACGTGATCGGCCAGTTCACGGCGGGCGGCGAGGCGCTCAGCGGCTCGACCACCTACTCGCCGTTCGGAAAGGTCCAGCAGTCCAGCACCATGCTGGGCCGCCTGGGCTACCAGTCGGGCTGGACCGACCCGGAGACCGCCAAGGTCAACATGGCGGCGCGCTGGTACTCGCCGCAGACCGGCCGGTTCGGCGACCGCGACACCGCGGACGTCTCGGACGACGCGGCCTCCATCGGCGCCAACAGGTTCGCCTACGGCGACGACAACCCGATGACCATGACCGACCCCACCGGTCACTGGAGCTTCGGCGGCGCCTGGAAGAAGTTCAAGAAGAAGGTCAAGCACGTCGCCAAGTCGGCCTGGCACAAGACCAAGAAGGCCGTCAAGCACGTCGCCAAGGCCGTCAAGAAGGCAGCGAAGAAGATCAAGAAGGCCGTCAAGAAGGCGGTCCACCGGATCAAGCACGCGGTCCGCAAGGCCGTGCACTACGTCCATGACGCCGTCAAGAAGGTCAAGAGATACGTCAAGCGGACGTACAAGCGGGTCAAGCACTACGTCCACAAGGTCGCCAAGGCCGTCAAGCACGCGGTCAAGCGGGTCGCCAAGGCGGTCAAACACGTCGCCCACAAGGTGGTCAAGGCCGCCAAGAAGGTCGGCAGAGCCGTCAAGAAGGCGGTGAAGGCGACCGCCAACTACGTCAAGCAGCACGCCTCGACCATCGTGCCGATGGTGGTCGGCATCGCCGGCGCGGTCGCCTGTACCGCACTGACCGCCGGAGTCGGCGCGGTCGCCTGCGCCGCCGCCGCCGGAGCGCTGGCCAACGCGGTCGGCTACGCGATGAGCGACGGCCCCCACACCCTGGGCGGCTTCCTCGGCGCGGCGGCGATCGGCGCCGGCACCGGCCTGATCGGCATGGGCGCGGGCGCGGCGGTCGGCCGGGCCCTGGCGGGCAGCGCGCTGGGCGCGGTGGCGCGCGGCGCGGCGTCCGGCATCGCGGCCGGCGCGGCCGAGAGCGGCTCCTACTACGGGGCCACCTGTGCGGGCAGCGAGGACGGGTGCAGCGTCAGCGGCGCCGTCAAGGCGACCGCGGCGGGCGCGGCGCTCGGCGGCATCTTCGGTGCCGTGGGCGGCAAGGTCCGCGGCGGGTGCCACAGCTTCAGCGGGCAGACCTCGGTGGTGCTCGCCGGCGGGGCCGCCCGGCCCATCAGCCAGGTCAAGGTCGGCGACCTCGTCCTGACCGCCGAGCCGGGCAAGGACAAGAAGGAGGTCCACAAGGTCACCGAGGTCCATGTGACCAAGCACGACCGGGACTTCGTGGACCTGACCGTCGCCACCAAGGAGGGCCCCGAGCCGCTCCACACCACGGCGCTGCACCAGATCTACGAGACCACCGCCAAGACGTGGACGCGGGCGAAGGACCTGCACCCGGGCCAGCGGATCCAGACCCTCGACGGAGCCACCGCCGAGGTCCTGAACACCCGCGCCTTCTCCAGCGCCACGACCGTCACCTACGACCTGACCGTCGACGGACTGCACACCTACTTCGTCACGGTCGGCGACGAGTCGCTGCTCGTCCACAACTGCAACGCCCCGGCCAACGTGGACGCCACGATCTCGGCGAAGACCCGGGGGCACGTCCTGAACGGCGACGTCAACGACAAGGGCGCCTTCGGCGGGTGGCACCTGCACCCCAAGCAGTCCGGCGGCATCCCGGCGAACCGCTACATCAACGGCGAGATGCACACCAACGCCGACGGCTCCGTGACCGTCCGCGGCGCCAACGGAGAGGGCAACGGCAAGGTCGGCGCCATCCGCGACGACGGCACCCAGCTGGAGAAACAGGGCTCGGCGGGCCAGACCTTCTTCCCGCAGGACTGGACGGCCGATGACATCATGGAGGCCGGGGCCAAGCTGTTCTGCTCCGGCAAGTACAAGTACGGCAACACCCGGGTGACGGGCACGCACAGAGGAGTGAAGATGCAGGGCTTCCTGGAGAAGGGGGAGGACGGCACCTACCGGCCCTCGACCTTCTTCCCGAAGGGCAAGTGA
- a CDS encoding BMP family ABC transporter substrate-binding protein — protein sequence MKQVKQVRQAQAAKAAREEQDKRDGYARQRVRFGRAAAFVRRHRRRVWTAAGVAAAVAAGALAVSLLGDDDKPGPPDPRARQYRDVDACLLTGPQGVTEGTPGAPVWAGLQDASAATRARVNFVPVTGEQTAGNATPFVNGLIQRSCDVVVAVGGAPVAAAEAAAKDHPKVRFVLVGGKSTAANATVVAPGDQVRAEVARAVERGVNTPS from the coding sequence GTGAAGCAGGTCAAGCAGGTACGTCAGGCCCAGGCGGCGAAGGCCGCCCGGGAGGAGCAGGACAAGCGGGACGGGTACGCCCGGCAGCGGGTGCGGTTCGGGCGGGCCGCCGCGTTCGTCCGGCGGCACCGGCGCCGCGTCTGGACCGCGGCGGGCGTGGCCGCGGCCGTGGCCGCCGGGGCCCTCGCGGTCTCGCTGCTCGGCGACGACGACAAGCCGGGGCCGCCGGATCCGCGGGCCCGCCAGTACCGCGACGTGGACGCCTGTCTGCTGACCGGGCCGCAGGGCGTCACCGAGGGGACCCCCGGCGCGCCGGTGTGGGCGGGGCTCCAGGACGCCTCGGCGGCCACGCGCGCGCGGGTCAACTTCGTCCCGGTGACGGGCGAGCAGACGGCGGGCAACGCCACGCCGTTCGTGAACGGTCTGATCCAGCGGTCCTGCGATGTGGTGGTGGCGGTCGGCGGGGCGCCGGTGGCGGCGGCCGAGGCGGCGGCGAAGGACCACCCCAAGGTCCGGTTCGTCCTGGTCGGCGGGAAGTCGACGGCCGCGAACGCGACGGTGGTCGCCCCGGGCGACCAGGTGCGGGCCGAGGTGGCGCGCGCCGTCGAGCGCGGCGTCAATACACCCTCTTAG